Part of the Roseobacter litoralis Och 149 genome, ATCAAGGTGCTCAACCCGCCGATGTTTGCGATGCCAATCAGCAGGCTGACGTAGATCGCTTCCCACAAGGGGCTCTCGCCAATGATCGCATAGTAGATCAGATAAACGCAGGTCCCCGCCAAAATGAGCAGCCGCAGGATGATCTGATTTGTGATCGCCATGCCCGCGACATAAAAAGCACCGGCAAGGTAAACCATGTTCTCCGGCGTCAATACGCTACCGTACATATTATCCGACTCTGCCTCGTGATTGCATGGCAGGACTCTTGGCGAAAACGATCCGCATTGCAAAGAAAATCGAGACGAAAAGTATTGTTATTGTTCGCAGATGCTCAAATCAGCGCTTTGAGAACAGCTGAGCCTGCGCGGCCTTGTCCTTGCGGAAATCCCCGCGCTTTTCTGCATGAAGCGCGCGACCTGCGATGACGCCGGGGCGCGCACTCACCGTGTCGAGCCAGCGTTTCATGTGTGGTTTGTCCTCAAGCGTTTGTTGCTGGCCTTCCCAAAGCGACGCCCAGCCCCAAATCGACATATCCGCAATCGAATAGAAATCTCCGGCGACGAACTCATGGCAAGCCAGTTGCCGGTCCAGAACCCCGTATAACCTGCCAACCTCGGCCCGGTATCTGTCCTTCGCGTAAGGCAGATCGTGCGGCGGGTCCATCGCAGGCGCATATTTCAAGAAGTGATGCGCCTGACCGGCCATTGGACCCAGTCCCCCCATTTGCCACATGAGCCACTGCGTCACGGCGATCTTGTCGCGCGCGGTCTCACCACCGAACGCGCCGGTTTTCTGCGCGAGATATTGAAGGATTGCGCCCGACTCGAAAACCGAAACGGACGCCCCATCAGGTCCCTCAGGGTCGATGATCGCAGGCATTCGGTTGTTTGGCGCAATTTTCAGGAAATCAGGCGCGAACTGATCGCCAGCCCCGATGTCTATCAG contains:
- a CDS encoding glutathione S-transferase N-terminal domain-containing protein; amino-acid sequence: MSQPIDLFYWPTPNGWKVSVALEEMGLPYTTHLIDIGAGDQFAPDFLKIAPNNRMPAIIDPEGPDGASVSVFESGAILQYLAQKTGAFGGETARDKIAVTQWLMWQMGGLGPMAGQAHHFLKYAPAMDPPHDLPYAKDRYRAEVGRLYGVLDRQLACHEFVAGDFYSIADMSIWGWASLWEGQQQTLEDKPHMKRWLDTVSARPGVIAGRALHAEKRGDFRKDKAAQAQLFSKR